Proteins encoded within one genomic window of Nitrospina gracilis 3/211:
- a CDS encoding CheR family methyltransferase, whose amino-acid sequence MEANTEEPTTFSEEEQNENLELWALLEVMYQKYGYDFRNYNYSSIRRQLKRRMETEGIDSISQIQHHVLNNKNLFHKIVTDFYINVTELFRDPAFFNALRNHVIPILKSYPSLKIWHAGCGTGQEVYSMAIMLMEEGLFEKAQIYATDVNMEALKKAQEGIYPVELIKEDSHNYLEAGGLETLTKYCTVNYGNVIMNAELRKHISFFDHNLVTDSSMGEMNLIFCRNVLIYFNNNLKQRAIRVFWESLCHKGFFCAGANERLLGEENQNMFDVYDDKNKIYRKREAA is encoded by the coding sequence ATGGAAGCGAACACTGAGGAACCAACAACTTTTTCCGAGGAAGAGCAAAATGAAAACCTCGAGCTTTGGGCTCTTCTCGAAGTGATGTACCAGAAGTACGGTTACGATTTTCGCAATTACAATTACAGCTCCATCCGCCGTCAGTTGAAACGGCGAATGGAAACGGAAGGGATCGACTCCATTTCGCAAATCCAGCACCATGTCCTGAACAACAAGAATTTATTCCATAAGATAGTCACGGATTTTTATATCAACGTCACGGAGTTGTTTCGGGACCCGGCATTTTTCAATGCTTTGAGAAACCATGTAATACCCATTCTCAAATCCTATCCCTCCCTGAAAATCTGGCACGCGGGATGTGGAACCGGGCAGGAAGTGTATTCCATGGCCATCATGCTGATGGAAGAAGGCCTTTTTGAAAAAGCGCAGATTTATGCCACCGACGTCAACATGGAAGCTTTGAAAAAAGCGCAGGAAGGCATTTACCCGGTAGAACTTATCAAAGAAGATTCACACAACTACCTCGAAGCAGGAGGGCTGGAAACACTGACGAAATACTGCACCGTGAATTACGGAAACGTCATCATGAATGCGGAGCTTAGAAAGCACATATCATTTTTTGATCACAACCTGGTGACTGACAGTTCCATGGGGGAAATGAACCTGATTTTTTGCCGGAATGTCCTGATTTATTTCAACAACAACTTAAAACAGAGGGCGATTCGCGTTTTCTGGGAGTCTTTGTGCCACAAGGGATTTTTCTGTGCCGGTGCCAACGAGCGCCTTTTGGGAGAAGAGAATCAAAACATGTTTGACGTATACGACGATAAAAACAAGATTTACAGAAAGAGAGAAGCGGCTTGA